The following coding sequences are from one Coffea arabica cultivar ET-39 chromosome 11e, Coffea Arabica ET-39 HiFi, whole genome shotgun sequence window:
- the LOC113717886 gene encoding ultraviolet-B receptor UVR8-like, whose protein sequence is MEENERIIEQNEKEEEEEVLVQQQQEVWSWGAGTEGQLGTGKLQDEQNPQLLNSLSSFAGPISLLSCGGAHVIALTPGGSVLTWGRGTSGQLGHGEMVNVLQPKAVESLEGFVITHVSAGWNHSGFVSDKGYLFTCGDGSFGQLGHGDCTSRFSPEKVSYFELRHVTQIACGMRHSVVLVKDHLGQQVHGFGFGKRGQLGISNERLQSVSLPQTSVGLNDVKIVSVYANGDHSAALCAEGQLYTWGRGFSGASDVHIPQCVTTRLSFSTAALGWNHALLLTGDGEAFMLGDYGHGILSDPQMTRSRKKESDKDAVWRIPGLNGLKVRQIAAGAEHSAVVTDDGSVLTWGWGEHGQLGLGDTADQTGPHVVSFGKLIAPQHLVCQVYCGSGFTYAIRTPGTNSNV, encoded by the exons ATGGAAGAAAACGAGAGAATCATAGAACAAaacgaaaaagaagaagaagaagaagtattagtacaacaacaacaagaagTGTGGAGTTGGGGCGCAGGTACAGAAGGACAACTGGGAACTGGAAAACTCCAAGATGAACAAAATCCTCAGTTACTCAATTCCCTCTCTTCTTTTGCGGGGCCCATCTCTCTCCTCTCCTGTGGCGGCGCCCATGTCATTGCTCTCACCCCTG GTGGAAGCGTGTTGACATGGGGGAGGGGTACTTCGGGGCAATTGGGTCATGGGGAGATGGTTAATGTTTTACAGCCCAAGGCTGTAGAGTCTTTGGAAGGCTTTGTCATCACTCACGTTTCGGCTGGTTGGAATCACTCGGGATTTGTTTCAG ACAAGGGTTACCTTTTCACTTGTGGAGATGGCTCATTTGGTCAGCTTGGACATGGTGACTGTACATCACGGTTTTCACCAGAAAAGGTATCATACTTCGAGCTGAGGCATGTTACGCAAATTGCATGTGGTATGCGCCATTCAGTAGTGCTGGTTAAAG ATCATTTAGGACAGCAAGTACATGGATTCGGTTTTGGAAAGCGTGGTCAACTAGGTATATCTAATGAAAGACTCCAATCAGTAAGTCTACCTCAGACCTCCGTGGGATTGAATGATGTCAAAATCGTGAGTGTTTATGCAAATGGAGATCATAGTGCAGCTTTATGTG CCGAAGGACAACTATACACATGGGGAAGGGGATTCAGTGGTGCCTCAGATGTGCATATTCCGCAGTGTGTTACCACACGTTTGTCATTCAGCACTGCTGCTCTAGGGTGGAATCATGCTTTACTTTTAACAG GTGATGGGGAAGCCTTCATGCTTGGTGACTATGGCCATGGAATTCTTAGCGACCCTCAGATGACAAGAAGCAGAAAAA AAGAATCAGATAAAGATGCTGTATGGAGAATTCCAGGGCTTAATGGATTGAAGGTTCGGCAAATTGCTGCTGGAGCTGAGCACTCTGCTGTAGTAACTG ATGATGGATCAGTTTTGACATGGGGTTGGGGTGAACATGGCCAGTTGGGATTGGGAGATACAGCAGATCAAACTGGCCCTCACGTTGTAAGTTTTGGCAAATTAATTGCTCCTCAGCATCTTGTTTGTCAAGTATATTGCGGAAGTGGGTTCACTTATGCCATAAGAACTCCTGGTACGAATTCTAATGTTTGA
- the LOC113717894 gene encoding protein PTST homolog 2, chloroplastic-like, with translation MLSLTTPIHFRFHFPPKPVSHLNIPPICLVLNTRKRAQVRKKSFTGQSSDFVGFLELGRGGFWESSWCCWCKERSAREGDSELEEEILEFMEKSAKPGYFPTKKELVEAGRLDLVEAIKNRAGWFTLGWESDDEGNEEQNVKRDEALRMDFDIKEFQKRVETCEDGGSLRENEAGSRPSSSASNSSLSEESSASSNHSASSSGRPLEIGVEEDSGIDGILSRLEKERSSSFGINLGMPEYLTHAPGDNGYFGTSRDVDRMDPGENSRCTSHGPNEGRTSSADGNHQHYTKPDTWRSWSLNRAGFNNTEFEAAEISYNKNQIEDSREASKYEIIKLAADVTKALDKLKETDNTLIQTRLQNLELELASALNSLRFKSEEINSKEVLANSSRDLQTLSDAVEFQENELMSSQERLRSIRAKLAVVEGKMALAIRDAEKILEEKQRRIDGACKTLALLRTAYIVWPSSASEVLLAGSFDGWTTQRKMEKSQTGVFSVCLRLYPGRYEIKFIVDGKWRIDPLRPIVNNNGYENNLLIIT, from the exons ATGCTGTCCCTGACCACTCCAATCCATTTCCGTTTCCATTTTCCTCCAAAACCCGTTTCTCATTTGAACATCCCACCAATATGTCTTGTTTTAAACACCAGAAAGAGGGCTCAAGTTAGGAAAAAAAGCTTTACGGGGCAAAGTAGTGATTTTGTTGGGTTTCTTGAACTGGGAAGGGGGGGATTCTGGGAGAGTTCTTGGTGTTGTTGGTGTAAAGAAAGGTCGGCAAGAGAAGGAGATAGTGAATTGGAGGAGGAGATATTGGAGTTCATGGAGAAATCAGCTAAGCCTGGGTACTTTCCCACCAAGAAAGAGTTGGTGGAAGCAGGAAGACTGGATTTGGTCGAGGCTATAAAGAACAGGGCTGGATGGTTTACTCTGGGTTGGGAGTCTGACGACGAGGGAAATGAAGAACAGAATGTTAAACGAGATGAGGCGTTGAGGATGGATTTTGATATTAAGGAGTTTCAGAAGAGAGTTGAGACTTGTGAAGACGGTGGTTCCTTGAGAGAAAATGAAGCTGGTTCTAGGCCTTCTTCATCAGCTAGCAATAGTTCCCTATCTGAGGAATCCTCAGCTTCATCTAATCATTCTGCCTCCTCCTCTGGTAGACCATt AGAAATTGGGGTTGAGGAAGATAGTGGGATTGACGGCATATTGAGTCGTTTAGAGAAAGAAAGGAGTTCATCTTTTGGTATTAATTTGGGGATGCCTGAATACCTAACTCATGCTCCTGGGGATAACGGTTACTTTGGAACCTCTAGAGATGTAG ACAGGATGGACCCTGGAGAAAACAGCAGATGTACATCACACGGTCCTAATGAAGGCAGAACTAGTAGTGCAGATGGCAATCACCAGCATTATACTAAGCCGGACACATGGAGAAGTTGGAGTCTAAACCGTGCTGGTTTCAACAACACAGAATTCGAAG CTGCAGAAATTTCTTACAATAAAAACCAAATAGAAGATAGCAGAGAAGCTTCAAAATATGAGATCATCAAACTGGCAGCAGATGTTACTAAAGCTTTGGATAAATTGAAAGAGACAGACAATACTCTAATACAAACTCGTCTTCAGAACCTAGAACTGGAGCTTGCCTCTGCACTTAATTCTTTGAGGTTCAAGAGTGAGGAAATAAATTCAAAGGAG GTTCTTGCAAACTCTTCCAGGGACTTGCAGACACTTTCTGATGCAGTGGAGTTCCAGGAAAATGAGTTAATGAGTTCTCAGGAGAGATTACGGTCAATACGTGCAAAATTGGCTGTTGTAGAAGGGAAAATGGCATTAGCAATAAG GGATGCAGAAAAGATATTGGAAGAGAAACAGAGGAGAATTGATGGTGCTTGTAAAACTTTGGCACTTCTTCGCACTGCCTACATTGTTTGGCCTAGTTCAGCCTCAGAGGTTCTCTTAGCAGGATCATTTGATGGTTGGACAACTCAG agaaagatggaaaaatcgCAAACAGGTGTTTTTTCTGTCTGCCTGAGGCTGTATCCCGGCAGATATGAA ATCAAATTCATTGTTGATGGTAAATGGAGAATAGATCCGCTGCGTCCCATTGTAAATAACAACGGATATGAGAATAATCTACTTATAATAACTTAG